The DNA sequence AGGTATAACGATGTCAGCGTATTCTCGAGTAGGTTCTATGTATTGATGATGCATGCGTTTCCCTATAGAAAGATAGCGGTTTATTATTCTATCTACATTGGATCCCCGTTCTTTAATGTCTCGTATGAAACGTCGTAATATCCTTTCATCAGCGTCAGTATCTAAAAAAACCCTAATATCCATTAGATCTCGAAGAGTTTGATTTTCAAACACTAAAATGCCTTCAACAATGATAACCTTAGAAGGATATATTGTTTCGGTCTCTGTTTGAGATCGATTATTTGTAGTAAAATCATAAATTGGAGCACAGACAATCTGATTATTTTTTAGATGTTTTATATCGCGAATCAATAAATCATTATCAAATGCTTCTGGATGATCAAAATTTAATTGTGAACGCTCTTCAAGCGTGAGATATGATACGTCTTTGTAGTAATTATCCTGGCTAATGACACTAACATCTTTGCCAAAAATTTTTTTAATATTTCGGGTTAAAGTTGTTTTCCCTGCCCCAGAGCCTCCTGCTATTCCAATAACCATCATAAGCATGAACAACATAGCTTTTTCTCCATAATATCTTCGTTTAAAGCACAACACAACAAAATATAGTTGCGTACCGAAAATTTAGTGATTTAGTAAGATGAAAAAGAAAAAGGAATAAGCAGCTAGAAATCTTTAAATAAATCAGAAAAATCAAAGACTTCCTATGTCAAGATATCTCTTATTTGAACAAAAAGAAAAGATCTTAAAAACGACTGTTCTGAAATAAACCATCTTGTAATTAAATTCTCAGTTAAAGTCGGAGAAAACCGATCACTTCAACAG is a window from the Chlamydia serpentis genome containing:
- the udk gene encoding uridine kinase; its protein translation is MLFMLMMVIGIAGGSGAGKTTLTRNIKKIFGKDVSVISQDNYYKDVSYLTLEERSQLNFDHPEAFDNDLLIRDIKHLKNNQIVCAPIYDFTTNNRSQTETETIYPSKVIIVEGILVFENQTLRDLMDIRVFLDTDADERILRRFIRDIKERGSNVDRIINRYLSIGKRMHHQYIEPTREYADIVIPGNYRRDVVVNILCQNIKSYIEQREEHIDIAK